CGTTCTTCGCCTGGTCCAGCTCCTGGATGATCAGCCCGATGACGACCGCGTTCGGGTATCCGCCGAGGGCGCTCAGGTCCATGACCTGCGGGTCCGCGCTCATCAGGACGGCGTGGCCGTTCGGGAGGAGCAGCAGGTCGTGGTTGTCGGTCGAATACCCGTTGCCGCAGCGGAAGCTGTCGACCACCGCGTACCGGGCATCCATCGCGTAGAACGCGTCGTGCGCGGAATCGAAGTAGGTGAGCCGCCCGTCGGGCTGCATCTTGAAGTCCAGGCCCACGCCGTCGATCTGCCGGTACCAGTAGGGCGTGCCGTCGTTCTCGAGGATCATCAGATACGAGGGGATCCGCGGCCCGCGGATATTGAAGAAGAGGTCGCTCACGAAGAGCCGTCCCGGCGCGGGCGCGCCCGGAACGTCGGCATGGATCGCGGGGAAATCGAACGGAAGGGACTCGGCGGGCGCGGCGCTCGACGCGTTCCCCGGAGGCGAGCCCGATGCGAGGGCGCGCGCGAGGTCTTCATCCACGTCGGCGGGCGCCGGCTGATCCCGCAGCGCTTCGCGCTCGGGCCCGGCGATCGTGAAGGAGAAGTCGCCGGGCGCGATCGGGCCGCGCGTATCGGTGGACAGCCCCGTATCGAGCCGACAGGTCACGGTCTCGGAGGCGACGAAGGGGTGGTCCGGTTGAAAGATCACGGTGCGGCGGTCGTCGCAGAGGCGAAGGGTTCCGGTGTGCGGCCCCGAAACCGAGCCCGTGACGCGGAGACACTCGCTTCCGCTCCCGGTCACGAGGCCGCCGGGGCGAACGATGAGGTTGGTCTCAGGGAGGATCATGGCGGCGCCGGGGCGCGGCGACAGGAATTCCACTGCGGGAGCTTCGCCACCCGACGCGGGGACGGCGATCAGCCACGAGGCGACGACGAGAGTCGCGAGCCTCGAAGCTCGTGCGACGAAAGACGAATCCATGAAGGGCGACCTTTCCGTGGTCCAGACAACTGCCGCCGCTGCCGCCCGTACTGCCCCGCCGGTTGAAGAAGACGCCCCGGCTTTGAAACCTCTTTCCCAAAGAGGCCTCGATGATACACCCGACAGCCCCCAAAGCCCCCTACGCGTAACTCCCCCAGCGGTAGCGTCTTAGGTCAACCCCTCGTGCGCCGGGGTACCCGCGGGCACTCTTCCTGCGTGGACTACGCCATTCTGTGGGGCGGCGGATCCGTTGCCGGCCCCTCCCGGTGAGCCGGGCCAACGGCGCTCCTCCTACCCGGAGCTTCGTTTCGAAGTCCTGGCCCGGCGGTATGAGGAGGAATCCAATGATGCGCATAGAGAGTCGGATTTCGTGGATCGCGGCGCCGGTGATCGCGCTTCTGATTGCTGGATGCTGCGACAAGGACAAGCCACTCGGAGTCCTCGAGAGCGGCGGCGGAGGTCAGGCCGCGGTTGCGCTCGGAACGACCTCGACGTTCGCTGTCCTCGCGCAGGACTCGATCGTCAGCACGGGCGCCACGGTCATCACCGGCGATATCGGCGTCAGCCCCGGCACGACGGTGACGGGCTTCCCGCCCGCCACGGCGAGCGGTACGACGCAGGCGGGCAACGCCACGTCCGCGACCGCGCTGGTCGATCTGACCACGGCGATCAACGACGTGACGGCGCGAACGACGTCGGTGCTCACGCTGCCGGCCGCCGAGCTGTCCGGCATGACGCTCTCTCCCGGGCTCTACGACACGGCCTCCCCGCTCACGCTTTCGGGCACGGTCACGCTGAACGCGCTGGGCAATCCGGACGCCGTCTTCATCATCCGCACCGCCGCCGATCTCACGACCGCCGCGGGCAGCCGCGTCGTCCTCACCGGCGGCGCCCAGGCCAAGAACGTGATCTGGCTGGTCGGCACCAACGCGACCCTCGGCTCCAATTCCGTCTTCCAGGGAACGATCCTGGCGAATCAGTCGATCACGCTCCTCTCCGGAGCGCGGCTGAACGGCCGGGCGCTATCCCGCACCGGAGCGGTGACGCTGGATGCAGCGGTCATCGTCGTGCCATGAGGTCCGGGGATCGTACGGGACGCGCGCGGACGAAGCGCCCGGCGTCCATCAGGAAAGGACACTCCATGCGAAGCACGATCATGGCGCTCGCCGCCGTGCTCCTCGTGTCCGCGACTCCCGCGTTTGCGGGAGGCGAGAAGGGCCAGCTGGAGCTCGGCATCTACGGCGGGCACATCTGGTTCGACGACTACGGGATCTTCCACCCCGAGAACAAGTTCTTCCCCGGCATCCGCCTCGGTTACTGGCTCTCGGACAAGGTGAGCCTGGAGGCCTCCGGCCAGCGGGTGAAGTCCGAGACCGACTTCGACATTCTCGGACTGGAGAACACCGACGTGACCGCGGAGGCGCTGCGGCTCAACCTGCTCTACAACCTCGGACACGGCGGCTTCCGCCCGTTCCTCACGGCCGGCGTCGGCGATGAGAAGTTTCACGCTGAAGGGCTCGGCGAATCGTGCGACTTCGGCTGGAACGCCGGCGTGGGCTTTCGCGCCTTCCTCTCGCGCTCCGTGGCGCTCCGCGCGGACGGCCGCTACGTGAGCGTGAAGGTGGGCGACGAGGTGGACGAATCGCAGCACAACACGGAGGCGATGCTCGGCTTGAGCTTCCTGTTCGGCGGCCACCACGAGCACGTCGAGGAGGTGCACACCGAGGTCGCGAATCAGCCGCCCACAGTGACCTGCGTCGTCGACCGCGCCCAGATCCTTCCCGGCGAGACCGCGAGCATCACCGTCACGGCGACCGATCCGGAAGGCGGGCCGGTCACCTACGCGTACAGCTCGCCGACCGGGCACGTGGCCGGAAACGGCGCCGTCGCGACCTTCGACTTCGCCAGCGTGGCCCCGCCCTCGACGGCGACCATCACGGTGCGCGTCACGGACGACCACGGCAACACGTCGACCTGCGACGCGACCGTCGCGCTCATGGAGCCGCAGCGGAAGGCCGAAGCGGTCTCCTGCATCGCGGGCGGCTTCCCGAACAACCTCTTCCGGATCACCAACGTGGACAAGGCATGCCTGGACGACGTGGCCCAGCGGCTGAGCGCCGATCCGCGGGCCACCGTGGTCATCATCGGGCACGCCGATTCGCACGAGCGCTCGTCCGACATCGCCCAGCGGCGCGCCGACGCGATCCGCGACTACCTGGTGAGCGAGCGGCACATCGAGGTGGCGCGCGTCACGACCCGTTCCGCCGGCAGCACGAAGATGATCGCGACCGGCAGCGACAAGGAGTCGCAGGCCCAGAACCGCCGGGTCGAGGTCTGGTTCGTTCCCGAAGGAGCGACCGGACCGTAAGCGATCCGGCATCCATGCATGACCGCATGCGGGGCGGGCCCGAACGGGTTCGCCCCGCGGCACGCCTGATGCATTACCCCACAGGGGAACTTTGATCCCGCAGGTCCGGATGGACCGGTCCGCGCGGTGAAGCACATAGGAACACGATGATTGCCCCGTTTCCGTCGCTCGTCGCGGCCCGCCGCGCGTGTCATTCGTTCCATGCCGCCCTCGTCCTGGCGCTCCTTTTGGGAGCGGCCCCGGCGCGCGCCCAGAGCTGGATCCCCGTAGGAGCCCCCGGCGGCAACGTGCGCTCGCTCGCGGCCGATCCCAGCCGCCCCGAGCGCGTCTACCTCGGGACCGCCGAGGGGATCCTCTACCGCTCCGACGACGCCGGCGCGCGGTGGACCCGCCTCGATCCTGGTTTTCCCTGCCGCGGGTGCAGCCTCGACGAGATCAAGGTGGATTCGGACGGGACGGTGTACGTGGGCTACTGGGAGGTCCACGGCGCAGGCGGCGGTGTCGCGCGCAGCACCGACGGAGGCGCGTCGTTCACCCTGCTCCCGGGCATTCAGGGGGAGTCGGTGCGCGCGCTGGCCATCGCCCCGTCGAACGAGCGCGTGATCGCGGCCGGAACCTTGACCGGCGTCTTCCTCTCCAAGAACCGCGGGCAGAGCTGGGCGCGCATTTCGCCGCCGGGACATCCCGATCTTCGGAACATCGAATCGCTGGCCTTCGATCCGGACGATCCGCGCGCGCTCCTGGCGGGCACCTGGCACCTGAGCTGGAAGACCGTCGACGCCGGCGGAGCGTGGACCGCCGCGAATGAGGGGATCATCGACGACTCGGACGTGATGACGCTCACCGTGGACCGGCGGAGCTCCCGCGCGGTGTTCGCCACGGCGTGCTCGGGGATCTATCGCTCCGCCGACGGCGGCGCCCGCTGGACCAAGCTGCCCGGCATCCCCTACTCCAGCCGGCGAACGCGCGCCTTCGCCCAGGGCGCCGACGACCCCGGCCTGCTCCTCGCCGGAACCACCGAAGGGCTCTTCGTGAGCGAGGACGGCGGCGGCACCTGGCGGCGGTCGACGCGCAAGGAGCTGGTCGTGAACGCGGTGGTGGCCCTGCCGGGGGGCGGCATCCTCCTCGGGACCGAGGGCGCCGGCGTCCTGCGCAGCGCCGACCGGGGCCAGTCGTGGGTGACCAGCAACACGGGATTCTCCGAGCGGTTCGTCTTCAAGGTGCTCTTCGACGCGGAGGGCGGCCGTGTCGCGGTCGCCGAGTGGGGCGCTCCCCATTACGGCGGCGTGTTCGTCTCCCCGACCGTGGGCGGGCCCTGGCAGCGTCTCGGCGAGGGGATGGACGGGCGCCAGGTCCTCTCCCTGGGCGTGCTCGGCCCCACGCTGCTGGCCGGCACCGACGACGGCGTCTTCGCCCGCGCGCCGGACGCGCCGGCGTGGGTGCGGCTGTCCACGAAGATCGACGGCGAGGAGGCGCACCCTCGCGTGACGGAGCTGATCGCGCGGGCGCCCGGGATGCTGCTGGCGGCGACCGCGAAGGGGCTGATCGGGAGCGGGGACGGAGGACGCACCTGGAAGCGCGCGCAGCGGATCGGCGAACGAGAGATCACCGGGCTCGCGGCTTCCCCGGAAGATCCCGATCTCGTCGTCGCCGCGACCCGGTCCGGCGTCTTCCGGAGCCACGACGGCGGAGCGACCTGGTCGCGCGTTTCCGATGCCGTCGGCGCCGAGCTTCACGCGCTGGCCTTCATGCCCACGGACGATCGCGTCCTCTTCGCGACGACCAACGGCGGGCTCTACCGCTCCCGCGATCAGGGAGCGACGTGGCGCCGGGTCGGCGGCGGACTGCCCCACTCCGACCTCACCGGCATCGCCATCGATCCCCGCGGACGGGCGGTCTACGTGAGCGACTTCACGTGGGGAGGCATCTTCCAGAGCAGGGACGGCGGCTCGACCTGGAAGCGGATGCCGACGGACGGACTGGCGTCCGACCACGTCTGGACCCTGAGCGTCGATCCGGAAACCCCGGGCCGGCTGCTCGCGGCGGCCTCGGCGGGCGGGCTGCACGTGCTCTCGCAGGGCTCGCTCGCCTCGCGCGCGGCGACCCGCGGATCCGACTAGCTCCGCGACCGGCCGCCTCCTCTGGCTTTTCCGGCCCGATTCGGCCAAACTCATCGGCGCATGAGCGCGCCCGAGCCACTCATCGAATGGCCGCAGCCGATCCTCGAGTTCCTGGGGTTCGTGGCCGCGTTCCTCGCGACCGGCGCCATCGGATTTCGCCTCTTCGTCCTGCGTCCCTGGGCCGGCGGCCGCGCAACCGCCGACGACCTGGGCGCCGTCGCGCGGACCGCCGCGGGACGCTCGGCGCTCCTCGGGCTCATCGGCGCGATTCTGGCCACCGTCCTCGATCTGCTCGACGTCTCTTCGGAAGCCGCCGAGGGACACGCGTCGTTCGGCGCCCAGCTCACGTCGAGCGCGGACACGCTGATCCAGCTGGGGCTCCTACTCCTCACGGTCGTCGGCTTCGCGCTCGCGCTCTCCCGCGTCCGTGCGGGGTGGTATGCCGCCGCGGCGGGCGTGGTCCTGGGGGTGTTCCTTCCGGCGTTCTCCGGCAAGTGGCTGCAATTGGTCAACCCCATCCACATGTTCGCCGCGGGGATGTGGATCGGAACGCTCTTCCAGCTGGTCGTCGCGGGGATTCTCGTGACGCTGCGCAGCGGGCTCTCGCCGGAGCGCCGGGGCGCCTTCGTGCGGGATCTGACGGCGCGATTCTCGCCGCTCGCGCTGACCTCGGCCGGCGTGCTCGCCACCTTCGGCGTCATCACGGCGTGGAGGCACCTCAAGACGCTCCCGGCGCTCTGGACGACGCCGTACGGCTACGCCCTGATCGTGAAGCTCTGCCTGGTTGCTGGCGTGCTGGCGCTGGGCGCCTTCAACTTCCGGCGGCAGCGCCCGCTGCTCGGCACGGAACTGGGGGCGCGATCGCTCCGCCGTTCGGCCACGGCGGAGCTCACCGTGGCGGTGCTGGTCCTGGTGGTGACGTCGATTCTGGTGAGCCTTCCGACTCCGAAGCCCTAGGAGCCCATGTCGAAAGCGCCCCCCGAAACCCAGCGTGACCTTCTTCTCCGTGTCGCGCGCCGCGCCATGCGCGAGCATGGCCTCGAGCCGGACTTCTCCCCTGAGGCCCTGGCCGAGGCGGAACGCGTTCCCGACGCGCCGGGCGGCGAGGAGGGCAAGGACCTGCGCGATCTCCCCTGGTGCTCGATCGACAACGACGACTCGCGTGACCTGGACCAGCTGACGGTGGCCGACTCCCGCTCGGACGGAACCTCGATCCTCTACGTCGCCGTGGCGAACGTGATCGGAGCGGTGCCGTCCGGCTCGGCGCTGGACGGCCACGCCCGGACCAACACCACTTCGGTCTACACGCCGCCGCGCGTCTTTCCGATGCTGCCCGAGCGTCTGAGCACGGACCTCACGTCGCTCGCTCCGGACCAGGACCGGGCGGCGATGGTGATCGAGATCCACGTGGACGCCGAGGGACGGATCGGCGACTCGGGGGTGTTCCGCGCGCTCGTCCGCAATCGCGCGAAGCTCGCCTACTCCGGCGTGGGCCCCTGGCTCGAGGGATCGGGCCCGATCCCGCCCGCCATCGGCCGCGTGCCCGGCCTGGAGGCGAATCTCCGGATGCAGGACGGCGCGGCCCAGCGGCTCCGGTCGCTGCGCCACGAGCACGGCGCCCTGGCGCTGGAGTCGATCGAGGTGCGCCCTCAGCTTGACGACGGAAGGGTGAGCGCGCTCCCGACGGAGCGCCCGAACCGCGCCAAGGAGCTGATCGAAGATCTCATGATCGCTTCGAACGAGACGATCGCGCGATTCCTCGAGTCGCGGCGCTTTCCGGTGCTCCGGCGCGTCGTGCGCACTCCCAAGCGCTGGGCGCGCATCGCGGAGATCGCCAAGGACCTCGGGGAGGCGCTTCCCGACCAGCCCGATCCCGTGGCGCTGAACCGCTTCCTGGAGAAGCGGCGCGCCGCCGATCCCGTGCGCTTCCCCGATCTCTCCCTCTCCGTGATCAAGCTGCTCGGGCGGGGGGAATATGTCGCCAGCTTCCCCGGAGAGGAGATCACGGGTCACTTCGGGCTGGCCGTGAGCGACTACACCCACTCGACGGCCCCCAACCGCCGCTACCCCGACGTCATCACGCAGCGACTGCTGCGCGCCGCGCTCGACGGAGGAACCCTTCCCTACGGACGCGACGAGCTGATCGGACTGGCCGACCACTGCACGCAGCGCGAGGACGACGTGAACAAGATCGAGCGGCTCTTGGACAAGGCGGCGGCCGCCTGCCTGCTCAGCAGCCACATCGGGCAGGAGTTCGACGGAATCGTGACCGGCGCCTCCGAGAAAGGCACCTGGGTGCGCGTGTTCGATCCGCACGTCGAAGGGCGCGTCGAGCAGGGGCAGGAAGGACTGGACGTGGGCGATCGCGTCCGGGTGCGGCTGGTCCACACCGATCCCGAGCGGGGGTTCATCGACTTCGCCCGGACCGGGCACGCCCCGGTCGGCCGGCCCCGCGGCTGAATCCCTTCAACGCGCACCTGTTCGCCACGACGGGGCACCGCTATACTGCTCGCGCCGATGGAAGCCCCGGGGGGAGATCAGGGGACTCCGTCCCCTTCTGACGTCACTCAGACCTTTCTTCGCTGGCGACAGGGAGATGCAAGCGCGCTCCATGCGCTGCTCCCGCTCGTCTACGAGGAGATGCGTCGTCTCGCGGGCGCTTACCTGAAAGACGAGAGCGCCGGCCACACGCTTCAGCCCACCGCGCTCGCCCACGAGGCCTACCTCCGCCTGCTCGATCAGCGCCACGTCTCCTGGCAGAACCGCGCCCATTTCATGGGGATCGCCGCCCAGGCGATGCGCCGCATCCTGATCGATCACGCCCGCCGCCGCGGGGCGCAGAAGCGCGGCGGCGACGCCGTGCACGTCACGCTGGAAGACAGCGACGCGGTGGCCGGGCGCGCCGAGCCGTTGGGCGTGGCGGCCGAGGACCTGAACGACGCCCTCGACCGCCTCGCCGCGCTGGACGAGCGCCAGGCGCGCGTCGTCGAGCTCCGTTTCTTCACCGGACTTTCCGTCGAGGAGACCGCCGAAGTGCTCGGCGTCTCCCCCGCCACGGTCAAGCGCGACTGGACCCTCGCGCGCGCCTGGCTCCACCGCGAGCTCAAAGGGAGGATCGCGTGACCGAACGCTGGGAGCGGGTGGGCGAGCTCTTCGAGGCGGCCCTGCGACAGCCGCGCGAGCAGCGCGCCGCGTTCCTCAAGGAAGCGTGCGCCGAGGATCGCGAGCTGGAGACCGAAATCCGTTCGCTCCTCGCGAGCCACGACGCCGCCGGCGGATTCCTGGAGCCGGAGGGAGGCGCGGTGTCGCTCCCCTTCCCCGAGGGACCCGCGCCGGGCCAGAGCATCGGATCGTGGAGAGTCGTGCGTCCGCTCGCCACCGGCGGGATGGGCGTGGTCTATCTCGTGGAGCGCGAGGACGGGCAGTTCCACCAGCGGGGCGCGCTCAAGCTCATCCGGCAGGGGCTGGCGACGCAGGAGATGGTCCAGCGCTTCCTCCGCGAGCGGCAGATCCTGGCCACCCTGGACCATCCCAACATGGCGCGCCTGCTCGACGGCGGCACGACGCCGGAGGGGCTCCCCTGGCTGGTCATGGAATACGTCGAAGGATCGCCCCTCTACGAGTGGTGCTCGGAGAAGGCGCCGACGCTGCGCGAGCGGCTGCGCCTCTTCCTGGCGCTCTGCGGCAGCGTGGAGGCGGCGCACCGCCGGCTCGTGCTCCATCGGGACATCAAGCCGGGGAACGTTCTCGTCACCGCCGAGGGAACGCCGCGGCTCCTGGACTTCGGCGTCGCCAAGATCTTCTCCGCCGAGGGAGCGCCCGTCTCGGAGCTGACGACGGCGCGCGCGCCGCTCACGCCGGAGTACGCGAGCCCCGAGCAGCTCCGCGGGGGCGACATCACGACCGCCTCCGACGTCTATTCGCTGGGCGTTCTCCTGTTCGAGCTGGCGACGGGCGCCCGCCCCTACCCTACGCGCGCCGAGGGGGCGACGCAGCTTGTCCGGACCGTTCTGGAGAAGGATCCGGTGCGGCCGAGCACCGCGGCCGCAACCCGGGTCGTCACGGCGGCGGAGCGGACGCGCAGCCTTCCCTCGCCGCCGACCGGCGGGCCGGGGGCCCTGAGCCGCGCGCTGGCGGGAGACCTCGACAACATCATCCTGAAAGCGCTCGCGAAAGAGCCCGAGCGCCGCTACGGGTCGGTGGAGGAGCTGGGCGCCGACCTGCGGCGGTATCTGGACGGGAGGCCGGTCGAGGCCCGTCCTTCCACCTGGCGGTATCGCACGTCGAAGTTCGTGCGGCGGAACCGGGTCGCCGTGGGCATGGCCACGGTCGCCGCGCTGGCGATCGTGGCGGGCGCGGCCTTATCGCTCTGGAGCGCCCGGGAAGCGCGGCGGGAGCGCGCGGTCGCGGAGCGCCGCCTGCGCGACGTGGCCGCGATGGCGAACACGGTGCTCTGGGACGTGAACGAGGGGCTCGCGTCGATGCCCGGGACCACGCCGCTCCGCGAGAAGATCGTGGATTCGGCGACGAAGTACCTGAACGGCATCGCCGCCGAGGGGGTCCAGGACACGGCGCTGATCCGCACGCTCGCCGACGGATTCGACAAGCTGGGAACCGTCCAGGGCTACGTCTGGAGCGCCAACGTCGGGCGGAGCGAGGAGGGATACCGCTCCCTGAAGAAAGCCTACGAGCTGCGCGACCGGCTGGTGCGCGCGAATCCCGTTCACGAGGAATACAAACTCGACCTGGCGTCCTCGGCGACCAAGCTCTGCAACTTCGACCGGGAGCACGGACGCGCGGTCGAGGCGACGGCGATGTCGAGCCGCGCGCTGGAGCTGATGACGGAGCTGCGACGGATGCGACCCGACGTGCGGCGCTACCGGATCAACATCCCCCGCCTCCTCCACAACGACGGCCTCACGCTGATCGAGGCGGGCAAGATCGACGAAGGGGTCGCGCAGATCCGGCGCGGCGTGGACTCGTTCGCCGCGCTCGTGGTCTGGGAGCCGAAGGAGCCGTCGCATCGCCGCACGCTGGCGCAGGCGTCCACCGGCCTGGCCGAGGCGCTCGTGCTGCAGCCCGGACGATCGGACAGCGCGCTCGCGGCGCTGGGACGCGCGCGGACGCTCCTCGACGATCTGATCCGCGAGAACCCGGAGGACGCCGACCTCCTGCGGCGCCGCGGTGCGGTCCACTACGACACCGGGCGCATCTACCTCCTGAACACGAACGATCCCGTCAGCGCGCTCGGCGAGGCCGAAGCCTGCGCCGCGGCGACGCGCGCGGCGGCGCAGAAGGACCCCGGCAACGACGACGCGGCGGTCAGCGACCTGATCGCGCGCACGTTCCTCGGGCACGTCCACGCGGCCGCGGGCCACACGGCGCTCGCCGAGGACCTGCTCGGCGGCGTCATCCCCGACCTGGTTCGTCGCGCCATGACCGACACCACCGACACCCGGTTCGTCCAGGAGCTGATCGAGGCCAAGCTGGCCATGGGACTGGTCGAGCTGGATCGGGCGGGGAAGAGCGCGGGCGCCGTCGCGGCGGCGCACCGGCAGGCGGCGCGCCAATGGCTGGTCGGGGCGCGCGACGCCCAGGAGCGGCTGGCGCAGCAGACGGGGCCGTGGTCGTTCTCGCGGGAGGAGACGGAGGCGATCGGGAAGTCGCTCGCCGCCTGCGACGCCGGCGACGCTCTCCGCTGAGGCGGGGGCGGGCTCACCCCGCGGCCGTCAGCTTCGCGTCACCCGGATCGTGCGACCCGCCCATAGATCGTAGCGCGCGGCCCGATCCGCGCTCTCGGCCCCGAAGCGCAGGGTCAGCCCATCGTCGGGCGCGGACGCGCTCCCGATCAGGCGTCCGCCCAGCCAGTCCAGCGTCAGCGCGATCGCTCCCCGCCCTCCTGAAATCCGGACCAGCGTGCGCGCACTCGCCGGCGTGGAGGGGATGGTTCCGATAACCTCCGCCCGCGCCGGCGTGCCCGCCGAGTCGGCCGTGGCCCTCCAGATACGGAAGAACTCGGGATGGCTCCCCTCCACGAGGCTTGGGCTGAAGATCGAATCCAACGAGTGCGCGCTTCCGCGAAGGAGCGAGTCGGCCACCGCCGCCGCGAGCCCGTTCAGCGTCAGCGCCCGGGCCCGCGCGGCCGAGTCGGCTCCGGTGATCCGGAAGATGCCCTCCTGCGTTCGAGCCGTCAGCCACACGGCCCCGTCCCGCACGCGCGCGCTCACCATGACGCCCGGATCCAGAGCGACGCTGCCGTTCCACCGCGCCAGCACGCCGCGGGAAACGCGCGGAAGCGGCTGCGGCAGCTCCGGCTGGGGACCGAAGAGGATGCGCGTCGCCATGATCGGCGCGATGTCGCGATAGCCGCGCCCTCCCTCGCGCGCGTTGCTCAGGAAGATGATCGTCGCGTGCTCGTCGACCATGCGGCGCATGTCGGTATTGAACCCGCCCAGGTCTCCCGCGTGCAGGATGACGGTGGTGCCGCGCTGGCTTTGCACCACCTGCCATCCACCCGCGTAGAACGACGTCGGCCCCGATGCCGGTCCCGGGGTGAAGAGCTTCCGGGTCGCTTCGGCATCGAGCACCGTTCCGGCGCGCAGCGCCTGCTCCCACTTCCAGAGATCGCCGCACGTGGAGACGACCGATCCCGATCCGACGGTCTTGGGCGCGAGGCGAACCGGATAGAGCGGCGGGTCGGCCTCGGAGCTGGAATAGGAGGGGGTGCGCGCCGTGACGGGCCAGCGGGACGGCTCGTCGATGAAGCCGGTTTCCGTCATCCCGGCCGGCTGGAACAGCTCCTGCCGGAGGTAGTCGTTGAACCCCCGCCCGGAGGCGCGTTCGATCACCACCGCGAGAAGGTCGTACCCCGGGCTCGAGTACTCGTACCGCGACCCGGGAGCAAATTCGAGCGGGTACGAAAAGGTCTCCCGAACCATGGAATCGACCGAGATCGAGTCGTACAGGTCGCCCCGGCCCAGGTAGGGGAGTCCGGACGTGTGGTGGATCAGCTGATCGACGGTGATGCCGCGCTTGTCCTCGGGGGCGTCCGGGAACCACCGGCCCAGGGAGTCGCTTAGCCGAAGCTTCCCGCGGGACTCCAGCTGGTAGGCGGCGGCCGCGGTGAATTGCTTGGAGAGCGACCCGAGGACGTAGGGCGTCCGCGTCGTCGCCGGAATGCGGCGGCCGCGATCCGCGATCCCGTACCCGCGAACGAGGATCACCTTCCCCTCGCGCTCCACCAGGAGCGTCCCCTCGAGGCCGAGGCCGGCGGCCGCCGTCATGAAACTGTCGATGCGGGCGGCCTCCGCCCCCTGGACGATCGCGCCCGGGTCGCGCTGCGAACGGGGGGAGGCCGAGGCGTCGGCGGCACACGCCAGAATCAGTGCTGAGAGGACGGCGAGCCTGGACATCATGGTGCCTCCATGGGGTGCGCGCCCGCGCGGGACGGGCACACGGCTTGGACTGTCCCCGTCGGAGTTTGGTTGCTAGACTCTTCGGCCATGCCCTTTCCCGCGGGAACCCGCCTCGGCTCGTACGAAATCCTGACGCCCCTCGGCGCCGGGGGGATGGGCGAGGTCTATCGCGCGCGCGACATCCGGCTGGGGCGCGCCGTCGCCGTGAAGGTGCTTCCCGATGCGGTGGCTTCCTCCCCGGACCGGCTCGCCCGCTTCGAGCGCGAGGCCCGAACCGTGGCGGGACTCAATCATCCGAACATCGTGACCCTCTACTCCGTCGAAGACGAGGGCGGCGTTCGGTTTCTCACGATGGAGCTCGTGGATGGGCAGACCCTGGACCGCATGGTGGCCCCCGGCGGTCTTCCCCTGGCGCGGGTGCTGGAGATCGCGATTCCCCTCACGAACGCCCTGGCCGCGGCGCACGAGCGCG
Above is a window of Candidatus Binatia bacterium DNA encoding:
- a CDS encoding serine hydrolase domain-containing protein, with protein sequence MMSRLAVLSALILACAADASASPRSQRDPGAIVQGAEAARIDSFMTAAAGLGLEGTLLVEREGKVILVRGYGIADRGRRIPATTRTPYVLGSLSKQFTAAAAYQLESRGKLRLSDSLGRWFPDAPEDKRGITVDQLIHHTSGLPYLGRGDLYDSISVDSMVRETFSYPLEFAPGSRYEYSSPGYDLLAVVIERASGRGFNDYLRQELFQPAGMTETGFIDEPSRWPVTARTPSYSSSEADPPLYPVRLAPKTVGSGSVVSTCGDLWKWEQALRAGTVLDAEATRKLFTPGPASGPTSFYAGGWQVVQSQRGTTVILHAGDLGGFNTDMRRMVDEHATIIFLSNAREGGRGYRDIAPIMATRILFGPQPELPQPLPRVSRGVLARWNGSVALDPGVMVSARVRDGAVWLTARTQEGIFRITGADSAARARALTLNGLAAAVADSLLRGSAHSLDSIFSPSLVEGSHPEFFRIWRATADSAGTPARAEVIGTIPSTPASARTLVRISGGRGAIALTLDWLGGRLIGSASAPDDGLTLRFGAESADRAARYDLWAGRTIRVTRS
- a CDS encoding serine/threonine-protein kinase, giving the protein MTERWERVGELFEAALRQPREQRAAFLKEACAEDRELETEIRSLLASHDAAGGFLEPEGGAVSLPFPEGPAPGQSIGSWRVVRPLATGGMGVVYLVEREDGQFHQRGALKLIRQGLATQEMVQRFLRERQILATLDHPNMARLLDGGTTPEGLPWLVMEYVEGSPLYEWCSEKAPTLRERLRLFLALCGSVEAAHRRLVLHRDIKPGNVLVTAEGTPRLLDFGVAKIFSAEGAPVSELTTARAPLTPEYASPEQLRGGDITTASDVYSLGVLLFELATGARPYPTRAEGATQLVRTVLEKDPVRPSTAAATRVVTAAERTRSLPSPPTGGPGALSRALAGDLDNIILKALAKEPERRYGSVEELGADLRRYLDGRPVEARPSTWRYRTSKFVRRNRVAVGMATVAALAIVAGAALSLWSAREARRERAVAERRLRDVAAMANTVLWDVNEGLASMPGTTPLREKIVDSATKYLNGIAAEGVQDTALIRTLADGFDKLGTVQGYVWSANVGRSEEGYRSLKKAYELRDRLVRANPVHEEYKLDLASSATKLCNFDREHGRAVEATAMSSRALELMTELRRMRPDVRRYRINIPRLLHNDGLTLIEAGKIDEGVAQIRRGVDSFAALVVWEPKEPSHRRTLAQASTGLAEALVLQPGRSDSALAALGRARTLLDDLIRENPEDADLLRRRGAVHYDTGRIYLLNTNDPVSALGEAEACAAATRAAAQKDPGNDDAAVSDLIARTFLGHVHAAAGHTALAEDLLGGVIPDLVRRAMTDTTDTRFVQELIEAKLAMGLVELDRAGKSAGAVAAAHRQAARQWLVGARDAQERLAQQTGPWSFSREETEAIGKSLAACDAGDALR